The genomic DNA AAATGAGTATTAAAGATTCAGATAAACAAGGACTTAGAGATTTTGGTTTGTGGTTAATGAATAGATCTGTTTAAGTTTTATTATTTTTATTGTGTGATTTTAAAATAAAGAGTACATTTGCACCCAATAATTTTGGTCCCATAGCTCAGTTGGTTAGAGCACCTGACTCATAATCAGGTGGTCCTTGGTTCGAGCCCAAGTGGGACCACTTTATTTTAAAGCCTTTACAGAAATGTAGAGGCTTTTTTGTTTTACATAAATTTCAAGAATAATTTAAGATAAATAGATTTAAACCCTCATTCTAATCTGAATTTATTAGAATAATTACATTTAAAATTTTCTTTTTTAAAACTTAAAGATCATTTAGAGTACTACTGCATATTTCATCAATGAGAAGAAGTATTCATATTTAATGGAATGTCAGCTTGAAATCTTTTCGCTTTTATATTTATTTTTCCATCAAATTTAAAGTTTCAGAAATAGTTGTTACAGGAAGTTTACAAGAACTATTTACACAAACATATATGTAGGTCTCGTTTTCTGTAAATCTGTTTTCTAATAGTGGTAAATTAGAGTTTTCCGTACTATAAGAAATTAAAATATTTGGGAGGTAGTTTTTATGTAACTCTGCTAGCTTCTTTTTAGCGTATTTACCTGCAATTACAACTTCATAATACGGATTCGTATAATTTAACATTACAGCCAACCAATTAGAAAAAGAAGCAGCATGATCTACTATTTTTGGTTTTATATTATTAAGCATCGAAGTAGCCATTTTTAAGTATTTCTTATCACTTAAATGATGAGAAAGCGCAAATAAATTTTTTGCCATGATAGAATTACTAGAGGCAATTACATTGTCTTGGTATTCTATTGTTTTTGCTACCAACGGAGCATCTTTTTTAGAAGTAAAATAAAACATTTTTGAAGTTTCATCATAGAAATGTTCAATAGCATACATAGTTAACTCTTTCGCTTTTTGTAGCCAAATCTCTTCTGAAGTTACTTGGTGTAATTTAATAAAAGCTTCAACTATAGCAGCATAATCTTCTAAATAGCCATTAATGCTACTTTTGCCTTTTTTATAATTATGATATAATCTACCATCTTCTAGTAATTGATTATTTAAAATAAAATGCGCATTTTTAAGGGCTGCATCTAAATATTTTTTTTCATTAAAAACTGAATACGCATCTAAATAACCTGTTATCATTAACCCGTTCCAAGAAGTTAAACTCTTGTCATCTAGCCTTGGTTTTTTACGCTTTTCTTGCTCTTCTCTTAATGTTTTTTTCCAGTTGATTTTATATTCTTTTAATTTAGAAATTGAAATGTTATTTTCTTTACAAAAACCAACATCATCAATAGTTTTTATAAGTACAAACTTATCTTCTTCCCAAAAACCAAAATCGTTGATGTTATAGTATTTAGAAAATAAGTCAAAATTACTTTTTAAGAGGGTTTTTAATGTTGTCTTTGTCCAAGAGTAATATGCACCTTCTTCTAATTTACCTTCATGATTATAGCTATCGGCGTCTAAGGAAGAGTAAAACATTCCTTCTGGTGAAGTAAGTTCCTTTTTAACAAAATCTAAAGTTTCATAAACTACTTCTTTGTAGGTTTTGTTTTTAGTTATTTGATACGCGTTTGCATACAAGCTTACTAATTGAGCATTGTCATACAACATCTTTTCAAAATGAGGAATGTGCCATTTTTTATCAACAGAATACCTAGAGAAACCTCCATTTATTTGATCGAAAATTCCGCCAAAAGCCATTTTATGTAATGTATTTTCGATGTGTTTCATCAATTTTTCATCATCATCTTGATATGCATAACGCATTAAAAATTGATAATTATTTGGCATCATAAATTTTGGAGGATTATTTGTGCCTCCAAAATTAGCATCAAAAGATATGCGCCATTTTTCTACTTCTTTTTCTATAAAAGTCTTTGTAAAAACAGGTTCAGCTGTATTTAAATGAACTAAATCTAAATCTTTAATTCCTACCTCTAATTTATCTGCAAAAGCATAAAAATCTTCAGGCCTGTTTTTAAAACCTTCAGCTGTTTGTTCTAAGATTTTTAACCATTGTTCTTTAGGGAAATAGGTTCCTCCAAAAATAGGTCTTCCGTCGGGTAAAGCAATTACATTTAAAGGCCAGCCACCACTTCCTGTCATTAATTGTACTGCTTTCATGTAGACTTTATCTACATCTGGTCTTTCTTCTCTATCAACTTTAATGTTAATAAAGTTTTTGTTCATAATTTTAGCCACAATAGAATCTTCAAAACTTTCCTCTTCCATCACATGGCACCAGTGGCAAGCGGCATAACCAACACTAATTACAATTAATTTATTGGCTGTTTTTGCTGTTGCTAACGATTTTTCATTCCACGCTTTCCAGTTTACAGGATTATGAGCGTGTTGTAATAAATACGGACTTGTTTCATGTACTAAATCGTTTGTAAATTGATGTTTATCTTTTTTAATGTTTTCTGTACAACTGATAAAAATTATCAAAAAAAACAAATAGATTAGGGTTTCATATTTTGGCATTATTAGCTTTTAAAATTGTTAATTCTTTGTTCTTATTTGGAATGATAAAATGTAAAAGACCATCAATTATAATCTTTTTAACTGCTTTTACTTTTTTTATAGAAACTTTTATCGGTAGTAGATTGAAACTCTCTTACACTGTTACTTAACAAAATAAAGCTTTTAGAAGCATCATATTTAATGGTTTCTATTTCTGCATCATACACATTTCCAACCCCAAATATATCTAAAAAACCATCATTATTCACATCAGCAACTTTAATACTTAATGTTGGCGAAAATTGGGCTTTAATTGGTAATTCCTACAAAAAAATCATTTAAACCATCATTATTAATATCAATGATAGATACACCGGTTGTCCAGCCAACTTCATCAGAAATATTTGCTTTTAACGTAATGTATGTAAACTCGAAATCGCCATTATTTAAGTATAACTTATTCTATTCTTGGTTAGAAGTAAAGTAAATGCCTTCTAAATCATCATTATTAATATTGCCTACAGAAACGCCACCGCCATTATAAATTATGCGTAATTTAGAAAGTTGAAGTAAAGGGTTTCTTTAAGGGTGTTTTTAAATAAATATTTGTGTCTTCTGATGCTAAAAGTGTAAACTGCTTCGCCGGGTTCTTCTCAGGAGTACAAGAGAAACCAAAAATCAAAATTAGGAACAGAGAAATAGTGTTATTTGGTTTCATTTATGGATGCTTTTTTAATGATAAGGAGCGTTAAAAGAGAATTCTTAGTTTTACTTTAATAGTTCTTTTTACAATAATGAATCAAGTTTATTCACTAAAAGGAGTTCATAAAGAAGAGGGTTCAAACGAATCTCTCATTTTTTTGAAGGTTTATAAAAAATTAGTAAAAATTAAGTGTGAAGACATTTTGTATGTTGAAAGCTTAAAAGATTACATCAAAGTATTTACAAATAAAGAGCATTATCTTGTGCATAAATATCTAACGAGTATAAGAGAAGAGCTTCCTGAAAATAATTTCATCAGAATTCATAGGTCATATACCATTGCAATAGATAGAGTAAAAAAGTATAGAAGGTGATTTGGTAGAAAATATGTTAGTCACGCAAAACGTGTTATTCTAAATATTGATTAATTTTTATTCCTTAAATGAATCTGTATAGGTGTAATTCTATGTCATTGGTAGATAATATTTATCCAAGACTTCATCTTTTTTTTATTCATTTTTAGATAATTTAAAGGGCGTTGAGTATTTGCTTTTAACAGCAGTTGGTTTATTGTTTTTAGGCTATGTTTTTGATGTCTGGTTTCCTATAAATAAAGCGATTTGGAGTAGTAGTTTTGTTTTGGTTACAAGTGGTTGGGCAACATTAATTCTAGCTATAATTTATTATTTAAGAGATATAAAGCAATTTAAATTCGGAAATATATTTAAGTATGTTGGTATGAATGCAATTACAATTTATTTCTCATCAAGTTTTATTTATAAAAGCATGTGCCTAATTAAGGTAGGGTAGCATGGTAATATTTATATGAAAGTGTTTTTTGAGCAATCTTTCTTCTCAAACAACTTGTCGTCATTATTATACGGTTTAACTGTTGTCTTATTTTATTTAGGATTGGGGTATTTAATGTTTAAAATTAAAATTTTTAAAAAGGTTTAAGTTATTTTATTAAATCTAAAATAAATTTTTTAGGGAGATTTCTTCAAGGTTAAGGAGGTTTTTAGTATTATAGAACTTCGTTAAAGTACAATTTCATCCCTCTTTTTCAGTATTTTATAAATCGACTTGTAAAATATTGGTAGCTAGCTATCAGAAATATGCTTACATTTGCCAACGAATTAAAAAATGTTTTTCGCAAACAATGGTAATTAGAGAAGTGAAAGTTATTCGAACAGTAATCTCATTTATCTTCTAAATAACTAATAATTGGTTCGAGGGCATATTTAGTAACTTTTTTTTAGACAAGTATATACTTGTAATTATTAAAAATTTCAAATTTTAATCTGGGGGGATATAAAATGAAGAAAATAAAACTTACAGTACTTATTATAGTACTTCTTACTACGCAATTGGTTTGTGGTCAAATTGTACCACCACCTTCACCAGGTCCACCACCACCACCAGGTCTTCCTGTTGATGGGGGATTAGTTTTTTTATTGATATCTGGTTTAATCTATGGTGTTAAAAAACTAAAGAAGTAGCGTTTTACTTCTTTGTTAATCTGCTAACGTATTTTCCAATTACATCAAATTCTAAATTAACTTTATCATTTACAGATAAGTTTTTAAAAGAAGTGTTGCTATATGTGTATGGTATAATGGCAACGCTAAAAGAATTGTCTTCAGAATTTATTACAGTTAAACTTACACCGTTTATTGTAATAGAACCTTTCTCTATAGTTATATTGTTTTTTTCTGAATTGTATTTAAAAGTAAAGACTGTACTTCCATTTTGATTTTCAATACTTGTGCAAACACCGGTTTCATCTACATGACCTTGTACAATATGGCCATCTAATCGATCACCAAGTTTCATTCCGCGTTCTAAATTAACTTTTTCAGAAACTTTTAAACTACCAATATTAGTTTTGTTTAAGGTTTCTTTTATTGCTGTTACAGTATATTCATCACTTTTAATACCAACTACTGTTAAACATACGCCATTATGTGCAACACTTTGGTCTATTTTTAACTCATTAGTAATACTGCTTTTAATTGTCAAGTGAAGATTCTCCTGCTCTTTAACCAAGTTTGTAATTGTACCAAGTGTCTCAATAATTCCCGTAAACATTTCCCTAAATTTTAGTTACTTTTGTAGAATATCAAAATTAAGACTATTACAAGAGTTATGGGGGAAAAAACTGATAAAATAATTGTTGGAATTTCAATAGGAGATTTAAACGGAATAGGAATAGAGGTTATTTTAAAAACATTCGAAGATAAAAGAATGTTAGATTTTTGTACGCCAGTCTTATTTGGGAGTACAAAAGTGATTTCTTACCATAAAAAAGCTTTGAATATAGAACTTCCTGTTCACGGAATTACTTCTATAAACCAAGTTAATCATTCAAAAATAAATATTTTAAATATCTGGAAAGAAGAGGTTGCTATACAATTAGGGGAAGCAACGAAGATTTCTGGAGGATATGCTGCAAAATCATTAGAAGAAGCAGTAAAACATTTAAAAGAAAAGACAATAGACGTTTTATTAACTGCGCCAATTAATAAAGAAACAATTCAGTCAGAAAATTTTAATTTCCCAGGACATACAGAATACTTAGAAGCTAATTTAGAGGGAAAAAGTTTAATGATTTTAATGACAGATCAATTAAGAATTGGTTTAATTACAGGTCATATTCCTATTTCTGAAGTTGCTGAAGCAATTACTCCAGAAATTATAAAAGAGAAGGTTGAAACAATGTACACTTCTTTAAAAACAGATTTCGGAATTTCAAAACCTAAAATAGCCGTTTTAGGATTGAACCCTCATTGTGGTGATAAAGGTGTAATTGGCAAAGAAGATGATGAAATAATAAAACCAACTATTGCTGAAATTGCAGCATCAGGAAAATTAGTTTTTGGTCCTTATGCAGCCGATGGTTTCTTTGGCTCTGAGACCTATAGACAGTTTGACGGTGTTTTGGCAACGTATCATGACCAAGGTTTAGCACCTTTTAAAGCATTGTCTTTTGGCAACGGAGTTAATTTTACGGCAGGGTTAAGTGAAATTAGAACTTCGCCAGATCATGGAACCGGTTTTGATATTGCAGGAAAAAATAAAGCAAACCCTTCTTCTTTTAAGGAAGCTTTATTTACCGCAATTCAAATTTATAAAACAAGAAATGAATACAAAGAGCTTACTAAAAACCCACTTTTAGTGAAGCATTAAAAATAAAATTCTTTTTTTGAAAGAAAAGAGTGTATAGAAACATTTTTTTATATCTTTGCACGCTCAATTTGATGTTTGATAATGAAAGACTTGAAACAATTCAACATACCGTTTGTAGGATTAAAGGAAGGGAAGCATTTGTTTGAGTATAGTATTGACAATACGTTCTTTGAGATATACAACTATAGCGAGTTTGAAAAATCTTCAATAAATGTTACTTTAGAATTTGTAAAAAAAAGCACTTTGTTTGAGCTTGTTTTTACCGCTTCAGGAACTGTAAATGTTCCTTGTGATGTTACAAATGAATATTTTGACCTTGAAATTACATCAACTTTACCGTTAATTGTAAAGTTTGGGCCAGAATATAATGATGATAATGAAGAGATTTTAATCTTGCCGCATGAAGTATATCAATTTAGTGTAGCACAATTTATTTATGAAATGATTGTGTTAGGAATTCCTAACAGAAGAATACATCCAAAAGTATTAGACGGTACTATGGAGTCTGAAGCACTAGATAAATTAGAAGAATTAGAAGTAAAAGAAGTAAAAACTGTTCAAACAACAGACCCTAGATGGGATAAATTAAAGAATTTAATAACAGAAAAAAAGACATAAAATGGCACATCCTAAAAGGAAAATATCCAAAACTAGAAGAGATAAAAGGAGAACGCATTATAAAGCATCTGACCAACAGATTGCTACAGATCCTACAACAGGAGAGGCGCACTTGTATCATAGAGCTCACTGGCATGAAGGTAAACTTTATTACAGAGGTCAAATAGTATTAGAATCTGCAACAGTAGAGGCTTAGAAAGAATTTATTTTGTATGAAAAACCCTCAATTTCGAGGGTTTTTTTGCGTTTTTATATCAAATTTCATCGTTTTTGATAACTTTTACCTTAAAAAGTAAAATAAATTTCATTACTTTGAAATTCCTTAACATTGGGATAACAAACTAATATTATGACAAAAATCACTGCAGCAATATCAGCAGTAGGGAAATATGTTCCTGAATACGTTCTAACAAATAAAGAGTTAGAAGCCTATGTAGAAACGAATGATGAGTGGATAACTTCTAGAACAGGTATCAAAGAAAGAAGAATTTTAAAAGGAGAAGGCTTAGGTACTTCTTATATGGCAATTAAAGCTTCTGAAGACTTAATTAGTAAGTCTAACATAGATCCAAAAGAAATAGATTTAGTAATCGTTGCAACTGCAACGCCAGATTTACCAGTTGCCTGTACAGCTGCTTATGTCGCTACAGAAATTGGTGCAACAAATGCATTTGGTTATGATTTACAAGCTGCATGTTCTAGCTTTCTATACGGTATGTCTACAGCCTCTAGTTATATAGAATCTGGTAGATATAAAAAAGTGCTTTTAATTGGGGCAGATAAAATGTCTTCGATTATAGACTATTCAGATAGAGCAACTTGTATTATTTTTGGTGATGGAGCAGGAGCTGCTTTATTCGAACCAAATTATGAAGGTTTAGGTTTGCAAGACGAATATTTAAGAAGTGATGGTATTGGAAGAGATTTCTTAAGAATAGAGGCTGGTGGATCTCAAATGCCAACTACACAAAAAACAGTCGAAGAAAAAAGGCATTTTGTGTATCAAGAAGGTAAAACTGTTTTTAAATATGCTGTTTCTAATATGGCAGAAGTTGCAGAAAAAATGTTAACTAGAAATAACTTAACAGAACCAGATATTCAATGGTTGGTTGCACATCAAGCTAATAAAAGGATTATAGAAGCAACTGCAAAAAGAGTAGGGGTTTCAGCAGAAAAAGTAATGATGAATATTCATAGATATGGTAATACAACATCTGCAACTTTGCCTTTGTTATTAGCAGACTATGAAAGTCAATTGAAAAAAGGAGATAATTTAATTTTTGCTGCATTTGGTGGTGGTTTCACTTGGGGAGCTGCATACTTAAAATGGGCTTACAATTCATAAATATAACAACTAAACAATAAGAAAAATGGATATTAAAGAAATTCAAAATCTTATAAAATTTGTAGCTAAATCTGGCGCTAGCGAGGTAAAGTTAGAAATGGAAGATGTGAAAATCACAATAAAAACAGGTTCAGAAAAAACAGAAACAACTATTGTTCAAGCTGCACCAATGCAAGGTATGCCACATATGGCTGCACCAATGGCGGCGGCTCCAGTAGCAGAGCAACCAGCAACAGTTGGGAGTACGGAAAGTGAAGATGCTAAATTCATCACTATTAAGTCTCCAATAATTGGTACTTTTTATAGAAAGCCATCTCCTGACAAACCAAATTTTGCAGAAGTAGGTACAGAAGTTAGTATTGGTGATACCGTATGTGTTATCGAAGCTATGAAATTATTTAACGAAATAGAATCTGAAATCTCAGGTAAAATTGTTAAAGTTTTAGTAGATGATTCTTCTCCAGTAGAATTTGATCAACCATTATTTTTGGTAGACCCATCATAGTTAAATTATAAGTTAGAAACTAGATATTAGAAGTTTATCTTCTTAAAGAATCTAAAGAAAACTAAAAATTTAATGTCTAAAAACCAAACAAGATGTTTAAAAAAATATTAATTGCCAATAGAGGTGAAATAGCGCTACGTGTTATTAGAACCTGTAGAGAAATGGGTATTAAAACTGTAGCTGTATATTCTACAGCAGATGCAGAAAGTTTACACGTTAGATTTGCAGATGAAGCCGTTTGTATTGGTCCTCCTCAAAGTTCTGAGTCTTACTTAAAGATGTCTAACATTATTGCCGCTGCAGAAATAACAAATGCAGATGCAATTCACCCAGGTTATGGCTTTTTATCTGAAAATGCTAAATTTTCTAATTTATGTGAAGAACATAATATTAAATTTATTGGAGCAACAGGTAGAATGATAGACCAAATGGGAGATAAAGCAAATGCTAAATCGACTATGATAGAAGCTGGTGTACCTTGTGTACCAGGTTCTGAAGGTGTTATTGCAAATTTTGAAGAATGTAAAAAAGTAGCTATAGAAACTGGTTACCCTGTAATGCTAAAAGCTTCTGCTGGTGGTGGTGGTAAAGGAATGCGTGCAGTTTGGAAAGCAGAAGATTTAAAAGATGCTTGGGATTCTGCGAGACAAGAATCTAAAGCCGCTTTTGGTAATGATGATATGTATATGGAAAAGCTTATCGAAGAGCCAAGACATATAGAAATTCAGATTGTAGGAGATTCTTTTGGTAAAGCATGTCATTTATCTGAAAGAGATTGTTCTGTACAAAGACGTCATCAAAAATTAACAGAAGAAACGCCTTCTCCTTTCATGACAGATGAATTGAGAGAGAAAATGGGAGATGCTGCTGTTAAAGCTGCGGAATATATAAAATATGAAGGTGCAGGAACTGTAGAGTTTTTGGTAGATAAGCATAGAAATTTCTTCTTTATGGAGATGAATACACGTATTCAAGTAGAGCACCCAATTACGGAAGAGGTTGTAAATTACGACTTAATAAGAGAACAAATTTTAGTTGCTGCAGGTGTACCAATTTCTGGTAAAAACTATTATCCGAAAATGCATTCAATAGAATGTAGAATAAACGCAGAAGATCCTTATAATAATTTTAGACCAGCTCCAGGGAAAATTACAACGTTTCACGCTCCAGGAGGTCACGGAATTAGAATTGATACACACGTGTATGCAGGCTATATGATTCCGCCGAATTACGATTCTATGATTGCTAAATTAATTACTACTGCTCAAACAAGAGAAGAAGCAATTAATAAAATGAAACGTGCTTTAGATGAGTTTGTAATTGAAGGTGTTAAAACAACGATTCCTTTCCATAGACAATTAATGGATCATCCAGATTATGTTGCAGGAAACTATACTACTAAGTTTATGGAAGATTTTGTAATGAAATAAAACCGTACAATTTAGTACTAATAATAAAGTAAAAATAGAGAATACAGTTTGTGTTCTCTATTTTTTTTACCTTTATGCTAAATATGTTTTGGTATGAAAATAGATGGAATAGATAAAACAATTATTAAGAGATTGGTAAAAGATGCAAGAACTCCAATTTTAAGTATTGCTAGAGAGGTTGGTGTTTCTGGTGCAGCCATTCATCAAAGGCTAAAGAAATTAGAGAAATCTAAATTAATAGAAGGGTATAGTATGATTCTTAATCCTGAAGCTTTAGGATATACAACAACTGCTTTTGTAGGTGTTTATTTAGATTCATCAAGCCAACTATCTTCAACAATAAAAAGATTAAAAGAAATACCAGAAGTTATAGAAAGTCACTACACAACAGGTAATTATGCAGTTTTTATAAAAGTTTTATGTAAAAATAACAAAAGCTTAAAAGATATCTTAAATGACAAAATTCAGCCAATAAAAAATGTTTTAAGAACAGAGACTTTTATTTCTTTAGAGCAACAGGTAAAAAGACAAATAAATATTTAAAATTTTGGAAATACCAAACTTAGATTATTTAAAAGAAATTTCAGGAGGAGATCTCGATTTTGAAAATGCAATGCTTTCACTTCTGAAATTAGAGTTTCCAGCAGAATATACTGTTTTAAAAATGAATTTTGACAATAATAATTTTGATGAAATAGCATTAGATATTCATAAAATAAAACACAAAATAGGAATGCTAGGTATGGAGGCCAGTGTCGATTTAGCTTCTAAATGCGAGAAGAACATAAAAAATGGTAATACCGAAGAATATAGAGATCTGGTATTAATTTTAGAGAGAATTAATGTATATTTAAAAAATAAATAGTCCCCCAACTACACCATGAATTGTATAATTATAGATGATGATGCATCTGCTAGGTTAATTATTAGGCAGTTATGTAAAAACACAAAACTAATTGTAAAAGAAGAATTTTCTTCTGCTATAGAGGCAATAAAATACTTAAATTCTAATAATATAGATGTTGCATTCGTAGATATCCACATGCCAACTTTTTCTGGTTTCGATTTTATTAAAACCTTAAAAGCACCACTTAAAGTTATTTTAACAACTTCAGATAAAAATTTTGCTTTAGAAGCTTTTGAGTTTGATTGTGTTGTAGATTATTTATTAAAACCAATAGGTATAGATCGTTTTCAAAAATCTATAGAGAAACTTTCCAATCTATCTTTAGTTAATCTAACAGCAGAAGAAAACAATCGTGAAACTGAAAACACAGATTTTATTTTTGTTAATGTTGATAAGCGATTAGTTAAAATTAACATTCCAGAAATTTTATTAATAGAAGCAAAAGGTGATTATATAAGTATTAGAACAGATCAAAAAAGTTATTTAGTACATTCTACTTTGAAAAAGATTGACAAAAAACTTCCTTCTGACTTATTTTTAAGAATCCACAGATCATATATTATAAATACTTCAGAAATTATAGACATAGAGGATAATAGTGTTTTAATTAAAAAGCATGTTATTCCTATTAGTAGATCACATAAATCAGAATTAATAAAGAGATTAAATCTTTTATAAAATTTTTTATCTAAGACTTCTTGCCATTCAGCTACAATAAGTATTCACTCATCGAAATTCAATAATAAAAAAGATAGAAAAAAAGTATCTTTGAAGTGTATTTAGAGGTAAGTACAATTTCATAATAAAAGGTTGAGTTAAATATCATAATGAAATACAATCGTAGGTTGGGGGATTTACTGATTGTTTAAAAAAAGCCAAAGATTAGTCTTTGGCTTTTTTTTGTGCTATTTTTTTTAAAAAATATTATTAAGTTTTAAGTAAGGTTTTAGTGTTTCCTTAATTATAGTTTTAAAGCAGATATAACTATTTCTTTTAGATTCTTAAATGTTTATAAAGAATTCTAATCTTACGCTTTTTAAATTTTATAAGAAATAATATCCATTTTTTCAATGAAAATAAATTCACAGATTTTTAAAGTTAATAGGAAAAATAAAGAGAATTTGGCGGAGGGAGAGGTTTAAAAGCAAAAAAACCGTTGAAAATCATAAGATTAACAACGGTTATTGTACTGAAGGCGGGACTTGAACCCGCACGGCCATTACTGACCACTGGATTTTAAGTCCAGCGTGTCTACCAATTCCACCACTTCAGCATTGGTATGCTATGTCATAATAGAGCGAAAGACGGGATTTGAACCCGCGACCCCCACCTTGGCAAGGTGATGCTCTACCCCTGAGCTACTTTC from Polaribacter sp. ALD11 includes the following:
- a CDS encoding Hpt domain-containing protein: MEIPNLDYLKEISGGDLDFENAMLSLLKLEFPAEYTVLKMNFDNNNFDEIALDIHKIKHKIGMLGMEASVDLASKCEKNIKNGNTEEYRDLVLILERINVYLKNK
- a CDS encoding LytTR family DNA-binding domain-containing protein, which codes for MNCIIIDDDASARLIIRQLCKNTKLIVKEEFSSAIEAIKYLNSNNIDVAFVDIHMPTFSGFDFIKTLKAPLKVILTTSDKNFALEAFEFDCVVDYLLKPIGIDRFQKSIEKLSNLSLVNLTAEENNRETENTDFIFVNVDKRLVKINIPEILLIEAKGDYISIRTDQKSYLVHSTLKKIDKKLPSDLFLRIHRSYIINTSEIIDIEDNSVLIKKHVIPISRSHKSELIKRLNLL